One genomic window of Luteitalea pratensis includes the following:
- a CDS encoding anthranilate synthase component II, with product MLLLIDNYDSFTYNLAQYLGELGAEVAVHRNDKITLDEVAALAPSHIVISPGPGRPEDAGISVEVLRRFGPSVPILGVCLGHQAMGYAFGGRVVNATVLMHGKTSDVEHDGQGVFRDLPQGFTAARYHSLVVSPDALPESLEITARTVGDGTIMGLRHREYPMHGVQFHPESVLTGPGHHLLRNFLEIR from the coding sequence ATGCTCCTGTTGATCGACAACTACGATTCGTTCACCTACAACCTCGCGCAGTATCTCGGCGAACTCGGTGCGGAAGTGGCGGTGCACCGCAACGACAAGATCACGCTCGACGAGGTGGCGGCGCTTGCGCCGTCGCACATCGTGATCTCGCCGGGCCCGGGCCGGCCCGAGGACGCGGGCATCTCCGTCGAGGTGCTGCGCCGGTTCGGTCCGTCGGTGCCGATTCTCGGCGTGTGCCTTGGCCACCAGGCGATGGGCTACGCGTTTGGCGGCCGCGTCGTCAATGCGACCGTGCTGATGCACGGCAAGACCTCGGATGTCGAGCACGATGGACAGGGCGTGTTCCGCGACCTTCCCCAGGGGTTCACGGCGGCGCGGTACCACAGCCTCGTGGTGTCGCCCGACGCGTTGCCCGAATCGCTGGAGATCACGGCGCGCACGGTTGGCGACGGGACGATCATGGGGTTGCGCCATCGTGAGTATCCGATGCACGGCGTGCAGTTCCATCCGGAGTCGGTACTGACCGGCCCTGGACACCACCTGCTGCGAAACTTCCTGGAGATCCGATGA